A single region of the Schizosaccharomyces osmophilus chromosome 3, complete sequence genome encodes:
- the rpl35A01 gene encoding 60S ribosomal protein L35A, which produces MPAQGHRLYVKAKHLSHQRSKHHIHPITSIVKIEGCDTKEDAQFYLGKRVCYVYKCAKPIRGSKLRVIWGTISRAHGNSGCVRARFVHNLPAKSFGSSLRVMLYPSNI; this is translated from the exons ATGCCTGCTCAAGGACATAGATTGTACGTGAAGGCTAAGCACCTTTCCCACCAACGCTCCAAGCATCACATCCACCCTATAACTTCCATTGTCAAGATCGAAGGATGTGATACTAAGGAAGACGCTCAATTTTATTTGGGCAAGCGTGTTTGCTATGTCTACAAGTGTGCTAAGCCCATCCGTGGCTCTAAGCTGCGTGTCATCTGGGG TACCATTTCTCGTGCTCATGGTAACTCTGGCTGTGTTCGTGCTCGTTTCGTTCATAACTTGCCTGCCAAGAGCTTTGGCTCTTCTCTTAGAGTCATGCTTTACCCTTCTAAcatttaa